GAAAGGAATATCCGTTCGCTATTCATTAGAGTGGAGAACGTGGCAGAGCCTGAAGAAGCACTTTTGAATACGGAAGAGTTTATTCAGGCAATAAATAGCCAAATGCCAGTCCATTATAAAGCTGGTAAAGCCCGGGCATTTGATCCAATATCTGTACCTTTCTGGAGTCAATTGCCGGCTTTGATGGCTGCTGTCCTTTTCATCTCTATTGCTGTACAAGCGATTTTTTCCAGGCGGGCTTTATTCTATGCAGCGCTTGCAGGCACATTTTTGATTGCGGCAGCAGCCTTTTTGCTGAAGGCCCAAGTCCTGGTGCAGGGACTTGGTTTACTCGTTGCCGTTATTACACCGATTTTTGCTGTCATCCCAATTAAAAATAGGAAAGGGATATTCCTGCCATATGGCCGGGCGGCTCTAATCAGCTTTGCAGGTATTATCATTATTACTTCACTTTTGAATGGAAATGAATATTTGGTGAAGATTGAAGCATTCCGCGGGGTTAAGCTGACCTACATCGTTCCGATCCTATTTGTCATGATTTATGCGCTTTGGCGGGACCTCAAGGGCATATTGAACATGAAGGTTCAGTATTGGCATTTAGCTGTTATTGGTTTAATAGCCGTTATCGGCTTGTACTATATAAGCCGGACTGGAAATGCGGGGAGCGTATCTTCCATTGAACTGGCTTTTCGCCAATGGCTGGAAGAGGTCATGTATGTAAGGCCGAGAACGAAGGAATTTCTGATTGGCTTCCCTTTCTTTGTGCTTGCGCTGTACATCTATCCGCTTCATCAAAAAATTGGCTTGTATTTGCTTATACCGGGTGTGATCGGGTATTTATCTATTGTTAACACCTTTACCCATTTGCATATACCTCTCTATATTTCACTTCTGAGGACTTTTTACAGCCTTGCATTAGGATTAGTGATCGGCCTGTTATTTATATTTTTATTTAAACAAGGACGATCCATTTACGAGAAGAAATGGAAACTGAGGTGTTAATAAATGAAGGTAGTTCTTTCAGGTTATTACGGTTTCGATAATGTAGGGGATGAGGCGATTCTTTATTCGATCATCCAGGCTTTACGGGATAAGGAACCAGGAATTGATATAACTGTACTATCGAATAACCCTCCACTTACAGAGAAAACTTACAATGTAAAGGCAGTGGACCGCTGGAGCGTGATAGAAGTATGTAAAGCATTAATTGCTTCTGACGGCTTGATAAGCGGAGGGGGCAGTCTGCTGCAGGATGAGACGAAACTTAGGTCGATTCCCTATTACTCAGGCGTGATTCATTTTGCTAATCTCATCAGAAAACCGGTATTTATCTATGCACAAGGAATCGGTCCGCTGCATCATCCTTTCAGCAGGGCTGTTGTGAAGAGGGTTTTAAGAAAACCGGAGATCACGGTACGTGACCAGGCATCCAAAAAGCTGCTCGAAAGGATAGGAGTCCAAAATCCAATCGAAATTGTGCCAGATCCAGTGTTAGGGCTTAAGCTTGCAGAGCAGAACAGCACCTGGTGGGAAAAGCAGGCCTTTACGGGTTCTGCTGTTACAGTATCTGTCAGAGATTGGCCTTCTTCCGTTGATTATAAACAAAAGATGGCCGAGGCCTTTGATTCCTTAGCGCAGGAAGGAAAGCAGATTGTTTTTGTCCCTATGCACGGCAAACACGATGAAAAGGCATCTAAAGAAACGGCTGAAAAAATGAAGGAGAAAAGCTATATTGCTCCTTATGATGCTTCCATTGAAGAAAAAATAGCCATCATCGGAAAGTCCGATCTGCTGGTTGGAATGAGGCTGCATGCCCTGATTTTTTCTTCGATCACCTATACGCCTTTTATTGCTGTATCCTATGATCCGAAAATTGAAGCTTTCGCCGATATTGCCGGACAGCCTGTAGCAGGTCATGTGATGGAGGAAGGCTGGGATGGATCAACGCTTTCACAAGCGATAAGAGCCGCTTTGCAAAACAAAGGTGAAGAATCCGCGCATCTAAAGGAAACAATCGGGCACCTTCAGCGGGAAGCGGGTAATACGGCTCAAAAAGCTATTCATTTTTTTGAAAAGGAGGTGAGGGGGAATAAAATTGGTGAGGGGTCACTGAAAAAACGATAAATCATGTAACTATTATGGCGCCTTGAACGTCTTATTAAAGGAATGCTTAGTTCATGTCGAAATAAGGAATCAGGATGAAGGGAATTTTAAAAAAATTGTAATATACTTGGAAGCAAGGGCAAAATAAAAAAACTTTTTGATGCAGATGTATGATATAATTAGGCTCGGTATATACATACATTTGTTAGGAAAAATATGCCTGATTCCGAAAGTGAAATAGGGGCATTATACTCATAAGGAGGGTCTTTATGTTTTACTTGACCTTAGTATTATGTTTTTTATGCTCTGTTATTATGACCCCTTTTGTAAAAAAATTGGCGTTGAAAATAGGAGCTACTGATCAGCCTAACCATAGAAAAGTTCATCAAAAAGTAATGCCCCGATTAGGCGGGCTGGCGATATATATTAGTTTTTTGCTTGGAATGTTCATTTTTCAGCCTGACAAGGAGTACCATATTCCAATTCTGGCGGGGAGTTTGCTGATTGTCATTCTCGGTGTATTGGATGATAAATATGAGCTTTCTGCGAGAATAAAGCTAATTGTCCAGATTGCAGCTGCCTTAATCGTTGTTTTATGGGGCGGAGTGGATGTTGATTCCATCAATACCCCTTTTGGCGGGGAAATTAAATTTGGTTATTTTGCCATCCCAATCACAGTTCTGTGGATTGTCGGTGTGACGAACGCAATCAACCTGATTGATGGTTTAGATGGTTTGGCGGCTGGGGTATCATCGATTGCTCTGATCACCATATCAAGTATGGCGATCATTATGGGGAATACCTATGTTATCGCTGTTTCAACCCTTGTATTGGTTAGTACACTGGGCTTTCTCATCTACAACTTTCACCCGGCGAAGATATTCATGGGTGATACCGGAGCTCTCTTTTTAGGATATATCATTGGTGTGCTGTCCCTATTGGGTTTCAAAAATGTCACAGTGATTTCGTTTATCATCCCGATTCTGATTTTGGGCGTGCCGCTATCAGATACATTTTTGCGATCATCAGGCGGATTGTGAATAAAAAGCCTTTATCAGCACCAGATAAATCCCACCTGCATCACTGTTTATTGAATTTAGGATTTACCCACAGGCAAACGGTATTGATGATTTATGCAATTTCAGTTTTCTTCGGCCTTGCAGCTATCATCTTTTCTCAGGCAAAAGTGTGGGGGGCCATATTATTCATCACGGTCATCTTGCTTTTAATTGAATTATTTGCGGAAGTGATTGGATTAGTGGGGAAGGATTATCAGCCGCTATTAAAAAGATTGAAGAGCAGAGTTGCTTCCTCTGTCAAAAATAGATAAAGCTTTTTAAGCAGCCTTATTAGGTTGCTTATTTTTATGCTTGTGCAAATGGACTTATGTAACAATTTCTGAAAATTTTCTTAACATTTACATAATATTTGCTTAACAAATCCATGTTATTTTTTATATAAAGGAACTTAAGGAGTGATAACATGGTCAAGAAAATGAAGATTATGTGGCATCAGTTTTGGTTTTTGACTTATAACACGATCCTATGCTCGGCCTCTACATCACCTTATAATTCCAGTCTTTTCAAAAAATCAAAATATCATCAATTAAAACTGATACAGCATTTATAGGCTGTATTTTTTTGTCTATAAGTAAACCACAAAAAAAACCTCTCAACTCTTGCTGGAGCTGGGAGGTTTCTGCATTTTAATATTCACTTTCGGCTTCAGTCTGATAGTCTGTCTGACTATCACTCTGTACTTGATTTTCAGCATCATCCGTTGTATTTTGTCCGAATTCTGTATCGCTCAGATCTAAATGGCCTTTTAATTCGGTTTGGATTTCTGCCAGGCTGGTCTGATCCAATTCATAATAATAAACGCGGTTTCCGTTGCTGTTCGGAAGGTACATATCCTGTCCAGCGATATTTAATGATTCAATATTTATCGATGATCCTTCTGTTGCATAATTCAGGAATGCTTTCATCTGATCAAATGTTAAATCAGTCTCCATATTCTTTCCAACCGCTTCAATGACATTGGCATACTTTGAAATAGAACCAACTGAAGCAGCTCTGTTTACAATGGCTTTCAGGATTTCCTGCTGTCTTTCGCCGCGCTGGATATCACTATCCTTTTTCTTGTTCTGGCCAATGCCAGTGCTTCTTCACCATTTAATAATTGGTAGCCAGGCTCTAGACTGATGGCATTAGGAGTATCATTTGAGTCCTGCTCTGAAAAAGCATAAGGGACATCCACTTTAATGCCATCCAAAGCTTCCACTATATCAATGAACGCATTGAAGTTTACTTTCACATAAAAGTCGACTGGAATATCAAGCATCTCTTCCACGGTTTCAATGGTGGTTGCAGGGCCGCCATTCGCATGGGCATGAGTGATTTTATCCTGGTATCCCAACTTTGGAATGTAAACATAAGAGTCTCTTGGAATGCTAAGCAATTTAACTGATTTGGAATCCTTATTAAAAGTAGCAAGCATAAGCGCATCCGATCTGGAGGATGTGCTGAAAGACCTTTTGCTGCTGTCATCCACACCGATGAACAGAACTGAAATATTATCTATATCCGGCTGAGCTGCAGATGCTCTCTTTGTAGTGCGATCTATAGGGTTATATGAATCTTCCATAACTGATTGTGCTTTATTATATAAAAATGTTCCATAAGCCGTGGCGCTAAGTGTCAGTAAGATAATAGGAAGGAAAATAAATAAAAAGATTCTTCTTTTCCTTTTGGATTTTCTTTTTTCAATTACTATTGAACGTCTATCATGAGACATCTGTATGCTCCTTTATTTAAAAGTAAAGAGTGCCATTTGTTATTTTATAATTTTTAGGGGGTTTAGTAAAACAAAATTTTGGGTATACTAAGCTTTTGCCTCTGCTTCCAGATAAAGACTGTCACCTAAAGTAATTTCACCAGCACCATTTGTTAATTCGGTCATCCAGTCAGTAAATGCCCCGGTTTGATTTTCTTCAACAAACGTTTCAACTGTTACTGTATCAAGATATTGGATTTCCTTTAATGTGTATATTGAAGATCTCAGCTCATTTTCTACCTTTCCTAGCAAGGTATAATCAATCTTTGTCTTCATCACTGTCATTAGCTTTCGTTCAACAATTCCCGTCGCTTGCAATCCTTCAGAGGTTGCCCTTCCATATGCCCTGATTAATCCGCCTGCTCCTAATTTTATTCCGCCGAAATACCTGGTTATGACAACCACAGTATCTTTCAGCTTTTTTCTTCAGCACTTCCAGGATAGGCACACCAGCCGTACCGCTTGGCTCACCATCATCATTTGCTTTTTGGATCTGGTCGTTTTCACCAATTAAGTAGGCAGAACAATTATGGGTGGCGTTTGAATGTTTCTTCTTAATCTTCTGAATAAAATCCAGGGCTTCATCTGCTGTTTCTGCTCTGGCAACATGAGCAATAAACCTGGATCTTTCTATTTCGATTTCATTTTCTCCGTATTCCTTAACTGTATAATAAGAGGGCAGCACAGAACCGCTCCTTTCTAAACTCTTTGCACAAAAAAATTCAGCTAAATTCATTATAATTCGACAAGTTTCCCAACATCAATTTTTTAACAGAATGTAATAAAACTTTAATATAGAACATTTTTTCCCATGTTATAATGAAAACAATTCTGATGTTTATGCTGCTATAATAAAAAATGTGCCGTTTTTAATCTTTAAGTGGTATAAATATACATATTATTTTGCTTGGTAGTCATGTTTACCCTGCTTTTATATAGGATATAAGACATGGGGTGAAATCACAAGTCTAAGCCTTTTTACCGAATTTTAGGTAACTTGGTATAATTTTCAGACTGGAAAGATAGTATCTTAACTCATTTAGCGCTAAAATAAAGGTACATAGCGGAAGGGCTGCGCCCTTGGAGGAGTGTAAATGAGTATTAAGAAATTCGATTCCAAGACTCTGGATCTTATTCTTGAAAAAATGGTTCAAACAGTAGGCACCAGTAAAGATGAAATTTTCCGTATAGGTGAACAATGCCGTAAAGATCATAAGACTTTAACCGAAGAACTTATGGAAGTTAAACAAATGGTTCTTAAGGTAATCGAAGAAGGGGATAAGCTGGAAGTGCAAACCCGGTTTGCAAGAAAGCGCCTTTCTGAAGTAAGCATGCATTTTAAGGATTATTCAGAGTCTGAAGTGCGTGAAGCATATGAGAAGGCCCATCAGCTTCAGATGGATTTATCCATGAACCGTCAGCTTGAAAAACAGCTGAGGGATCGCCGTGATGATATTGAAAGAAGGCTTATTGGTGTTAATGACACCATTGATAGAGCGGAAGTCCTCATTTCTCAAATTACGGTCGTGATGAACTATCTGACCAGTGACTTAAAGCAAATGGGAGAAATCATTGAAGATGCGAAGCTCAAACAGGATTTTGGCCTGAAGATCATCGAAGCACAGGAAGAAGAGCGGAAAAGAGTGTCACGCGAAATCCATGACGGACCGGCCCAGATGATGGCGAATGTCATGATGAGGTCCGATTTAATTGAACGGGTATACAAAGAGCGCGGTGCTGATGAAGCCATTACTGAAATAAAAGACCTGAAAAAAATGGTCCGCAATGCTTTATATGAAGTCCGCAGGATTATTTATGACTTGCGCCCAATGGCTCTTGATGATTTGGGTTTAATACCTACCCTCAAAAAATACTTAACAACGATCGAAGAGTATCACAGGAGCACCAAGATATATTTCGCGAATGTTGGCGAAGAGAAGAGGCTCCCGCCACAATATGAAGTCGCACTGTTCCGTCTGATTCAGGAGTCTGTGACAAATGCTCTAAAACATGCGGATGCTAAAGAAATCCAAGTGAAAATAGAAATAAACTGTACCAGGGTAGCCGTAGTCGTCAAAGACGATGGGAAGGGCTTCAATATTCGCGAGAAGCGTCCTGGATCTTTTGGAATTATGGGAATGGGTGAAAGGCTTGAACTATTGGATGGCCAGATGTCCATAGATTCTAAACCAGGCAAAGGAACCATTGTTATTATCCAGGTGCCATTGAAATAAGAAACACCTTAAGAATAGAGATAGAAAACTAACTGGAGATTTGGGAGGCGAAGCATTTGAATACAAAGATCGTCATAATTGATGACCATCAATTATTCAGAGAAGGGGTAAAACGCATTTTAGATTTCGAAAAGAGCTTTAATGTAGTGGCAGAAGGTGATGATGGCAGTGAAGCCATGGGCCTCGTAGAAGAGTATGATCCAGATGTAATCATCATGGACATCAATATGCCGAACACAAACGGTGTGGAAGCGACCCGTCAGCTGATTAATAAATATCCAGAATCCAAGGTAATCATTCTTTCCATCCATGACGATGAGAATTATGTAACGCACGCACTTAAAACAGGAGCAAGCGGATACCTTTTAAAAGAAATGGATGCAGATGCATTAGTCGAAGCTGTAAAGGTTGTCGCTGATGGAGGATCTTACTTACATCCGAAGGTGACACACAACCTGGTAAATGAATACCGCAGACTTGCAGCAGAAGGTACAGGGACCACATCTTATTCACAGGTGGAAATCCGCCGTCCGCTTCACTTGCTGACACGCCGTGAATGTGAAGTGCTTCAGCTCCTTGCTGATGGCAAAAGCAACCGCGGAATTGGGGAAGCATTATACATAAGTGAAAAAACCGTTAAGAACCACGTAAGCAATATCCTGCAAAAAATGAATGTGAACGATCGTACTCAGGCAGTTGTCGTAGCGATCAAAAACGGCTGGGTAGAGGTGCGATAATATTATTGAGAGAAAAAGTCCTTTTAATAGGGCTTTTTCTTTTTTATTTTTACCTATTCTCTATAATATAAGGTTATCCTCTATCTTTTTTTGTCTAAAAAGAAAGTTTTTCCTCTATTTTATGATAGCGGAAATAGCAGGTAAATTAAAGGTATTTATACACTTTTTTTGAAATATTAACCAAAAATAATCACGCAGGAAGTTACCACCTCTGCGTGATTATTTTATAAGTGCGGCTGCAGCTGTTTGAAAGATAGGTTTTGTATTGGAAGATCTCTTTTTTGCTTGATTCACTAAATAAACAAGCTTCTCGATTTCCTTTGGAGGCAAACTGTCTATGAGCCAGGAAGCAAGTTCAGGTCCGCTGATTGAATGGTCAATATTTGGAACTTTAATGTGCTTAAATTTACTTAATTCATTATTAAGCATTTGATGAAGAGTATCTGTGCTGTATCTATTGGAAGTGGGGCTATTTGTGGAAGAAGTGTTTTTAATCAATGTGTTACAGCTCCTTTACAAAATAAAGACACAAAAAGCATTTTATCATATGCCTGGCAAAGATTTGAAGGTAAAAATATACCAGGTCTTAAAAGTAGGTATAATGGAGCACAGCATTATTTAATCTCCTGCTCTATAACTTAATGCAATTTCCCCGCTATCATATAAAATGGAACATGAACATACAGTAGAGAAAAAAGATAAGGATGGTAACTCTATTTATGAAAACGGCTGTTGTAACGGATAGTACAGCATACATTCCTAAGGATTTAAGAGAAAAGTTAAATATACATATGATTCCGCTTAGTGTTATTTTTGGCAGTGAGACGTACCGGGAAGAAGTGGAAATTACGGCTGCAGACTTTTATGAAGAAGTGAAGCATAAAGATCTTCCGACTACTTCGCAGCCTCCTGTGGGTGAGTTTGCCGAGCTGTTTGAGAAATTAGCGAAAGAGTATGATGCGGTGATTTCGATTCATCTGTCAAGCGGCATCAGCGGTACGTTCCAGGGGGCAGTTACTGCCGGGAGCATGGTTGATGGGATTCAGGTTTTTCCATTTGATTCGGAAATCAGCTGTATGGTGCAGGGGTTTTATGTGATTGAAGCTGCAGAGCTTGCTGCTGCCGGTAAGGGTCCACAGGAGATCGTTGAACGTCTTGAGGAGATGAAGAAAAGCATTCGTGCCTATTTCATGGTGGATGACTTATCACAT
This window of the Cytobacillus pseudoceanisediminis genome carries:
- a CDS encoding DUF5693 family protein — encoded protein: MKKAVLGLLILSLLLTLPGLMQRHQAEWNNRNYETIIPFQDIQSLVSKDPSLQLGDVLRDLKDAGLHAVSIQPETLNSLEDIGDINVLTGGRIQEMSILNSDLEGVADQVSNEGAYIHIQNENELTGRLTDVFQAEETVRIANKEFIHFPALNSAQFNETPIGYTEEFIDEIKKANLSVVFRMPNSLDEKDPFVFNQLLDLADEKSNRLLISGDEVIGYPDAEKIKRFAQELKDENIAVYAIEFADQLGIGTMARAIDFDMIRLHSIDLNQVPSIEEGVDRAVRAVKERNIRSLFIRVENVAEPEEALLNTEEFIQAINSQMPVHYKAGKARAFDPISVPFWSQLPALMAAVLFISIAVQAIFSRRALFYAALAGTFLIAAAAFLLKAQVLVQGLGLLVAVITPIFAVIPIKNRKGIFLPYGRAALISFAGIIIITSLLNGNEYLVKIEAFRGVKLTYIVPILFVMIYALWRDLKGILNMKVQYWHLAVIGLIAVIGLYYISRTGNAGSVSSIELAFRQWLEEVMYVRPRTKEFLIGFPFFVLALYIYPLHQKIGLYLLIPGVIGYLSIVNTFTHLHIPLYISLLRTFYSLALGLVIGLLFIFLFKQGRSIYEKKWKLRC
- the csaB gene encoding polysaccharide pyruvyl transferase CsaB; the encoded protein is MKVVLSGYYGFDNVGDEAILYSIIQALRDKEPGIDITVLSNNPPLTEKTYNVKAVDRWSVIEVCKALIASDGLISGGGSLLQDETKLRSIPYYSGVIHFANLIRKPVFIYAQGIGPLHHPFSRAVVKRVLRKPEITVRDQASKKLLERIGVQNPIEIVPDPVLGLKLAEQNSTWWEKQAFTGSAVTVSVRDWPSSVDYKQKMAEAFDSLAQEGKQIVFVPMHGKHDEKASKETAEKMKEKSYIAPYDASIEEKIAIIGKSDLLVGMRLHALIFSSITYTPFIAVSYDPKIEAFADIAGQPVAGHVMEEGWDGSTLSQAIRAALQNKGEESAHLKETIGHLQREAGNTAQKAIHFFEKEVRGNKIGEGSLKKR
- a CDS encoding sensor histidine kinase, whose protein sequence is MSIKKFDSKTLDLILEKMVQTVGTSKDEIFRIGEQCRKDHKTLTEELMEVKQMVLKVIEEGDKLEVQTRFARKRLSEVSMHFKDYSESEVREAYEKAHQLQMDLSMNRQLEKQLRDRRDDIERRLIGVNDTIDRAEVLISQITVVMNYLTSDLKQMGEIIEDAKLKQDFGLKIIEAQEEERKRVSREIHDGPAQMMANVMMRSDLIERVYKERGADEAITEIKDLKKMVRNALYEVRRIIYDLRPMALDDLGLIPTLKKYLTTIEEYHRSTKIYFANVGEEKRLPPQYEVALFRLIQESVTNALKHADAKEIQVKIEINCTRVAVVVKDDGKGFNIREKRPGSFGIMGMGERLELLDGQMSIDSKPGKGTIVIIQVPLK
- a CDS encoding response regulator, which produces MNTKIVIIDDHQLFREGVKRILDFEKSFNVVAEGDDGSEAMGLVEEYDPDVIIMDINMPNTNGVEATRQLINKYPESKVIILSIHDDENYVTHALKTGASGYLLKEMDADALVEAVKVVADGGSYLHPKVTHNLVNEYRRLAAEGTGTTSYSQVEIRRPLHLLTRRECEVLQLLADGKSNRGIGEALYISEKTVKNHVSNILQKMNVNDRTQAVVVAIKNGWVEVR
- a CDS encoding DegV family protein, giving the protein MKTAVVTDSTAYIPKDLREKLNIHMIPLSVIFGSETYREEVEITAADFYEEVKHKDLPTTSQPPVGEFAELFEKLAKEYDAVISIHLSSGISGTFQGAVTAGSMVDGIQVFPFDSEISCMVQGFYVIEAAELAAAGKGPQEIVERLEEMKKSIRAYFMVDDLSHLQRGGRLSSAQALIGSLLQVKPLLHFEDKKIVPFEKIRTRKKAMKRMVDLFWEDVKSGEPYQAVIIHANREAEAREWKAELEAEYPNVEFMISYFGPVIGTHLGEGAMGFGWVKK